The nucleotide window TTGATTGCGTTGCGGAGTATCGGATTAAGTCCTTATCGGTTACTCGTTCCGAGTATAATTCTTAGTCTTATGGTCACAGGAGTAACCTTTTTCTTCAGTGATTATGTTGCTCCCCAAGCTACTCAACAGGCTAAACAGATCTTAGCTGATGCTTTGAAAAAAGATCAACCCGCTTTTGTTGAAGATAATATTATTTACCCTGAATATAGAAAAATTACTCTGGAAAATGGACGAGATCAAACAGTTTTAACTCGTCTATTTTATGCAGAAAAGTTTGACGGGCAGCAAATGCAAGGATTAACTATTTTAGATCGCTCTCAACCCGGCGTTAATCAAATTGTCACCTCTCAATCGGCGATGTGGAATCTAGATAGTAACAGTTGGGATTTTTATAATGGCACAATTTATTTAATCGCCCCAGATGGATCTTATCGCAATATTGTCCGTTTTCAACATCAAAAATTAGACCTCCCCAGAGCGCCTTTAGATATAGCCAAAGGTAAACAAAATCCCGCCGAAATGAGTATCGCGGAAGCCAAAGAATATTTAAGAATTGTCAAATTGAGTAAAAATGAACCCCGAGCCAGAAAAGTAGAAGTCCGCATTCAAGAAAAATATGCCCTTCCTTTTGTTTGTATCGTATTTGGCCTTATTGGCTCGGCCATAGGACTGAAACCCCAAAATAATAATAAAGCCACTAGCTTTGGGATTTGTA belongs to Gloeothece citriformis PCC 7424 and includes:
- a CDS encoding LptF/LptG family permease, which gives rise to MKNDLSKFLTRLIPKPSIVDRYLFMELLIPFLFGMGLFTSLGIAIGTLFDLVRKVTESGLSLTVALQILSLKMPEFIVLAFPMSILLATLMAYSRLASDSELIALRSIGLSPYRLLVPSIILSLMVTGVTFFFSDYVAPQATQQAKQILADALKKDQPAFVEDNIIYPEYRKITLENGRDQTVLTRLFYAEKFDGQQMQGLTILDRSQPGVNQIVTSQSAMWNLDSNSWDFYNGTIYLIAPDGSYRNIVRFQHQKLDLPRAPLDIAKGKQNPAEMSIAEAKEYLRIVKLSKNEPRARKVEVRIQEKYALPFVCIVFGLIGSAIGLKPQNNNKATSFGICIILIFSYYLLSFIASSMGIWGIISPVVSAWLPNTLGIIAGTVLLVQTAK